In Diabrotica undecimpunctata isolate CICGRU chromosome 4, icDiaUnde3, whole genome shotgun sequence, a single genomic region encodes these proteins:
- the LOC140438262 gene encoding uncharacterized protein isoform X1 translates to MYNYRKRKKRRKCIYSKCQGSCKLNRNCTSQIIITLVIETGFCSMSYVKTHYGHEEDMQHMRLSKLKRESVASKLIAGVSVSHILNSTRDNIGCSLKRDHLLTRMDINNVMRSYNIGLKDGYRHKQDAVSVELWIQEMSGTENNPVVFYKPQNSECTAYNLENKNICLILMSPVQAELLKKFGQDLICVDSTHGLNAYDFEMTTVLVIDEFGNGFQVAFLFSNRKDSYINEVYFTEIMKVVGKIQTLCFMSDITSVFYLPWQKIMGTPLKQLYCSMHIDRAWQQNLGKVSDLDKRKWVYKSLKYVQCILDEDEFISDFNKFLNILLSDDETKKMGDYVKIHYGKNVKQWAYCYRKNCPANTNMHLEAMHKTIKHVSLEGKKIKRMDKTLHCLQRFMREKTLERIKNNKKIKSIITAV, encoded by the exons atgtataattaCAGGAAAAGAAAGAAGAGAAGAAAGTGCATATACTCGAAATGTCAGGGTTCTTGTAAATTGAACAGAAATTGTACCAGTCAGATAATAATTACGTTAGTAATTGAAACAGGGTTCTGTAGTATGAGTTATGTTAAGACTCATTATGGACATGAAGAGGATATGCAGCACATGAGACTCTCTAAACTCAAACGCGAAAGTGTTGCTTCCAAATTAATTGCAGGTGTTTCGGTATCGCA CATTTTAAATTCTACGAGGGACAACATTGGATGTTCATTGAAAAGAGATCACTTATTAACGAGGATGGACATTAATAATGTGATGCGTTCTTATAACATAGGTCTAAAGGATGGGTACCGTCACAAACAAGATGCAGTCAGTGTCGAATTATGGATTCAAGAAATGTCTGGAACCGAAAATAATCCTGTAGTATTTTATAAACCTCAAAATTCTGAATGTACTGCATACAATTTAGAAAATAAgaatatttgtttaatattaatgAGTCCAGTTCAAGCAGAGCtgttaaaaaaatttggtcaagATCTTATATGCGTAGATAGTACACATGGCCTCAATGCATATGATTTTGAAATGACTACAGTTCTGGTCATTGATGAATTTGGAAATGGATTTCAAGtagcttttttattttccaaccGAAAGGACTCCTACATTAATGAAGTTTATTTTACAGAAATTATGAAAGTTGTTGGGAAAATACAAACACTCTGTTTTATGTCGGACATTACTTCAGTTTTTTATCTCCCTTGGCAAAAAATTATGGGTACCCCACTTAAACAGTTATATTGTTCAATGCACATCGATCGTGCTTGGCAACAAAATTTGGGGAAAGTGTCAGACTTGGATAAAAGAAAATGGGTTTATAAGTCATTGAAGTATGTTCAATGTATACTGGATGAAGATGAGTTTATTTCTGATTTCAAcaaattcttaaatattttactaTCTGATGACGAAACTAAGAAGATGGGTGATTATGTAAAAATACATTATGGTAAAAATGTGAAACAGTGGGCTTATTGTTACCGAAAAAATTGTCCTGCAAATACAAATATGCATTTAGAGGCTATGCATAAAACAATTAAACACGTGTCTTTAGAAGGGAAAAAAATTAAACGTATGGATAAAACATTACATTGTTTACAAAGATTTATGAGGGAGAAGACCCTTGAGagaattaaaaataacaaaaaaataaaaagcatcATCACTGCAGTATGA
- the LOC140438262 gene encoding uncharacterized protein isoform X2 translates to MSYVKTHYGHEEDMQHMRLSKLKRESVASKLIAGVSVSHILNSTRDNIGCSLKRDHLLTRMDINNVMRSYNIGLKDGYRHKQDAVSVELWIQEMSGTENNPVVFYKPQNSECTAYNLENKNICLILMSPVQAELLKKFGQDLICVDSTHGLNAYDFEMTTVLVIDEFGNGFQVAFLFSNRKDSYINEVYFTEIMKVVGKIQTLCFMSDITSVFYLPWQKIMGTPLKQLYCSMHIDRAWQQNLGKVSDLDKRKWVYKSLKYVQCILDEDEFISDFNKFLNILLSDDETKKMGDYVKIHYGKNVKQWAYCYRKNCPANTNMHLEAMHKTIKHVSLEGKKIKRMDKTLHCLQRFMREKTLERIKNNKKIKSIITAV, encoded by the exons ATGAGTTATGTTAAGACTCATTATGGACATGAAGAGGATATGCAGCACATGAGACTCTCTAAACTCAAACGCGAAAGTGTTGCTTCCAAATTAATTGCAGGTGTTTCGGTATCGCA CATTTTAAATTCTACGAGGGACAACATTGGATGTTCATTGAAAAGAGATCACTTATTAACGAGGATGGACATTAATAATGTGATGCGTTCTTATAACATAGGTCTAAAGGATGGGTACCGTCACAAACAAGATGCAGTCAGTGTCGAATTATGGATTCAAGAAATGTCTGGAACCGAAAATAATCCTGTAGTATTTTATAAACCTCAAAATTCTGAATGTACTGCATACAATTTAGAAAATAAgaatatttgtttaatattaatgAGTCCAGTTCAAGCAGAGCtgttaaaaaaatttggtcaagATCTTATATGCGTAGATAGTACACATGGCCTCAATGCATATGATTTTGAAATGACTACAGTTCTGGTCATTGATGAATTTGGAAATGGATTTCAAGtagcttttttattttccaaccGAAAGGACTCCTACATTAATGAAGTTTATTTTACAGAAATTATGAAAGTTGTTGGGAAAATACAAACACTCTGTTTTATGTCGGACATTACTTCAGTTTTTTATCTCCCTTGGCAAAAAATTATGGGTACCCCACTTAAACAGTTATATTGTTCAATGCACATCGATCGTGCTTGGCAACAAAATTTGGGGAAAGTGTCAGACTTGGATAAAAGAAAATGGGTTTATAAGTCATTGAAGTATGTTCAATGTATACTGGATGAAGATGAGTTTATTTCTGATTTCAAcaaattcttaaatattttactaTCTGATGACGAAACTAAGAAGATGGGTGATTATGTAAAAATACATTATGGTAAAAATGTGAAACAGTGGGCTTATTGTTACCGAAAAAATTGTCCTGCAAATACAAATATGCATTTAGAGGCTATGCATAAAACAATTAAACACGTGTCTTTAGAAGGGAAAAAAATTAAACGTATGGATAAAACATTACATTGTTTACAAAGATTTATGAGGGAGAAGACCCTTGAGagaattaaaaataacaaaaaaataaaaagcatcATCACTGCAGTATGA